The Triticum aestivum cultivar Chinese Spring chromosome 6D, IWGSC CS RefSeq v2.1, whole genome shotgun sequence genomic sequence gggctcacgaaccgggacgaatgcacccgttggtcccggttcgtataagaaccgggactaatgggctggccaggcccgaacaaaagcccctttttctactattGGTGCCTTGCTGTAGTGGGGCTTATCCTCAACTAGCAGTTCTTCATAGTTAATCTTCTGTTTGCTAGTTGTAAGTGTAGCGTTGTAAGCTGTTCTTGCAGCCCCCTTGTATCGTTTGGCCGATGTTGTGTGGTGTTCTTGTTCTTGTACTCCTAGCCGGTTGATGGTTTTGTTAATTCAAAACCaggctcttcttgagccttcgttgTAAAAAAACATGTCGACTACTCGCTCATGTGCCCTGTGTGGACGGGAGGATTCATGGAGACATGCCCTCCTTGAATGTACAATGTCACGATGCATTTGAGCTCTTTCTGACCCATCACTGGTGGAGCATGTAAGCCTAAATGAGGATGCCAACGCAAAGAACTGGTTATTTGCTATGCACGATGCGCTAAGCCAGGAGGAGTACACTGTACTAGTGGTTACTCTGTGGGCCATCTGGAGAGCAAGACGCAAGGCGATCTACGAGGACGTGTTTCAGAGCCCTCAAGCTACAAACCAGTTCATAAAATCATACCTGATGGATCTTCACACCGTTGCAGAACCAGGGGTGGAGCGGAGGCAACAAACCATCAGTCGGCCGGCCCAATGGATTCAACGTCCCGATGGTTGTGCCAAGATTAACGTGGATGCAGCTGTCGCTCGGAGACGAGGGGTAGCTGCTGCTATTTGCCGCGACCAAAATGGCTGCTTTTTAGGGAGCATCAGCAATCGTATTCAGGAGTTTGAGTGACCCTCCAACTCTGGAATCCCTAGCGATATGGCAGGCTCTTGCACTTGCAGATGATCTCAACATACGACCACATTGCTTCAGACTGTAAAGTTGTAGTGGATGACATAAAGCAAAGGAATCCAACAACCTATGGAACCATTCTACATGAAATCATGGAGCATAGTGTTTATTTTACCATTTGAAACATCGTTCATGAGTATATGAGCTCGAAttttgaggctcacaatctagcgaagcatgTTTTGAGTTTAGGGGGGGTCACCATGTTTGATTAGGGCACCCGGCAATCTAACTTTCATTCCTGTTTCAATTTAAATAAAGCTTCGtgagattgtctcaaaaaaaagctGACTCATCTAGTCACTGCGCACCAAGATTCATGCGTCTCATCGGACGACTAGCACCACATTTGCTCCGAATCATAATGTTTTTGACATCAACTCTATAAGCTTTCGGAAACACTAAAAATCTTTCTTTTTTAAGATCGGAAACACTTAAAAAGCTGATGTCGAATATTTAGTCATAACCAATCTGACGTTTTTCATGACAATTTATATTGACGCAACGATGGCATAGTTTGCAAGCACAATAAATTTTTGACAAAATAAATAACTTATATGATGAATTTGTCATGCTCGCCAACTAAACTTGCTATCCTCGAAAAACATAATTTGCCGTGACAAAGATAAGTTTTGCCATGATAAAAACTATGGCGTCCGATTTGTAGTGGAGTTCTAAGCTTAGTTCATGAATGTAAAAAACTCCCGCTTAAAGTTAACCGACGCACATTTGGTATAAATTTGTACTAAAGTTATGCTAAGCGAAAGTCTAAATTATATGAAACTTGGAAACTATCATGTCATTCATGTTTCATATGTTTCATCCAATTTTCACACATCCATCAAACAAAATCAAAGGTTCCATGACGCACGGCAGGCAGAGGTTAATTTCCCGATCGAAAAACAAGCGCTATGATGGGCATGCATGATGCATGTGCTGAGGTAGCTATTGGCGAGAGGTCAGGACCGATCTATCGGACGACGCAAAGAGCGCGCCTCGCGGTCCATCTCGTACCCGCACAAGTATTTCCACGCGTGGCACTCGACGCCGTCGGCAAGCTTCTCGAGGCATCCCGTCGTGATGTTCAACATGAAGACGCCCTGGCTTGTGCACCCTCCTCCTTCTCCAACGGTGAACATCAACGTGCCGCTCTTCTCGCCAAACCAGCGCAGCTTAAACGCGGTTTTCATGGTAATCCCGAGCTCGGGTAGGCTGATGAGTTTGAGTCGGGCCTGTTCGTGCCCCTCCCACTCCCCGCCGGCAGCCGTCTGGGTCTCGATGTAGATGAAGAAGTCCGTGCATCCCAGGAAGCCCACGTAGAGGAAGCTCAGGCGCTTCCCGTCCGCGGAGGTGCCCAGCAGGCGCTCGCCGGCGTAATAGTGCGACTGCCTGTAGGGCACCGGACACATATCCATCGGCTCCGACGGCGGGCCGTCGAGCCGCACGCCGAACGCCTCATGGTGCATGGGCCAGTAGGCCGCGCCGCCGACCACGACGGCGTGGCCAAGACCGCGCAGCATGTTGGCGCTGATCTTGGCGCCGGGTTTCCTTTCTTCCGGCCCCCAGCGGCATGCGacgccggcgtcggcgtcggcaGAGGAGCAGGAGCGCAGCGCCGTGAAGCTACGGCGGTTGTAGACGAGGAGCACGCGGAAGAAGCCCGACGGCGCGGGCACGTCTAGGTCGTCGCCGGTGAGTATCGCACACACGTAGTGCCCGGGGCAGTGGTCGCCGGAGAGCGGAGGGAGCATGGAGATTTCCCCCGTCATGGGGTTGCACACGCTGAGCGTAAGGCCGTCGGCGCGCGCCTCGCGCCGGAGCTCCAGGACAACACGGCCGTTGCGGGATGCGACAGGGCGGGCGTGGTCGAACAGCCCGGCGGCGACGTGTTCGAGCTGGGGGCGGGGGCCCAGGAGGCGCGAGGCGGCTTCCGTCGGGACGAAGCGCGGCGGCAGCGCGGGGGAGGCGCGGGGGGCGCGGGCTTCCTGGTGGAAGAAGCCGAGGGCGAGGTGGGGGAGGAATTGCgcgggcggcggcagagagcgggAGATGGCGTCGGCGTGCGTGGCCACGGCGTTTACCGAGTGACTGCACGTCGCCCCGCAGCGGACGATGTCGGTGGCGGACGACGACACGCCAGGCAGAGCCTTTTTTCCCTCGGCGCCAGCGCGCCGGCTCCGGCGTCGGTGTTGGCGCCGCCACAGCCACCCGTTGTTGTACGGTGGTGGCGTCGCCGAGGGATGGGCACGGTCCCGACGAAACGGCGGCATCGGATGCGCGTATTTTTAGGTTATAGGTTTCCGATCTGTTGCAAGTTGCAACGACTGGCGAGCCCACGAGTCCGTCAATTAGGTGCCTCCATATTTATGCACCCCCTGAGATCGATCCGAGTCTTTTTTTTTGAGCGGTTATTTTATGACTGGGACCAATCCGAATCGGAAGCTGCATCGATCATCCAGGCCTTCGGGCCTAGCCGCGCATCCATCCAGGCCTTCGGGCCTAGCCCCTATTAGGCCCAGTCTATTTAGAGGATAGTTAATATTAGAAAAATTGCCCATACATTACAAGGGGAGAAATAAATCATCACACATCTGAAATGGCTCATTCATATTGTCACCTAATTTTATCACCATCGTCAGTAGTGGTCATATTGTCCACCTATTCGTGACGAACATGATCAGTCTCAATGCCTTGAGGTTGGTCATCACACTCTAGCAAACCTTTTTGCAAGTCCTCCCTGCATGGACTTGTAATTTTGTCGACTCATAATGATGGTGGAGCATAGACGGATAGATTTTTATCCACTGCAATTTAAAACTAAAAAAAAAGGTGTACATTAGGAATAATCTTCTTGCTATCATCCAAACAAATCTTCTGGTTGATTTGTATTTCCCAAAGCGATAGTATATGTATAGGCAGATCATTTGCCTACTGCAGAAAAGTATATCAAAATAATCTacatacatgtttaatattttgtTAGACAAAAATATGTTAAGACTGCACAATATGGAAAATAAAATAATTTAATGTTCAAAGAAATATGGAAAATAGAAATAATGGAACCTTTGTCTTGGGGAAT encodes the following:
- the LOC123141187 gene encoding uncharacterized protein; amino-acid sequence: MPPFRRDRAHPSATPPPYNNGWLWRRQHRRRSRRAGAEGKKALPGVSSSATDIVRCGATCSHSVNAVATHADAISRSLPPPAQFLPHLALGFFHQEARAPRASPALPPRFVPTEAASRLLGPRPQLEHVAAGLFDHARPVASRNGRVVLELRREARADGLTLSVCNPMTGEISMLPPLSGDHCPGHYVCAILTGDDLDVPAPSGFFRVLLVYNRRSFTALRSCSSADADAGVACRWGPEERKPGAKISANMLRGLGHAVVVGGAAYWPMHHEAFGVRLDGPPSEPMDMCPVPYRQSHYYAGERLLGTSADGKRLSFLYVGFLGCTDFFIYIETQTAAGGEWEGHEQARLKLISLPELGITMKTAFKLRWFGEKSGTLMFTVGEGGGCTSQGVFMLNITTGCLEKLADGVECHAWKYLCGYEMDREARSLRRPIDRS